Within Gambusia affinis linkage group LG01, SWU_Gaff_1.0, whole genome shotgun sequence, the genomic segment agctttttattattattattcaaaaccCTGCTATGCCGTTTCCTGACTGAAGGACACTCATCAACTCTTGTCCTGCCCACTCCCGACCATCTTCCTCTGGCACCAGGTTCCAGTCCAGCCTGAGTAGCACTGACACCTGAAATGCCGCTGAAAGTATTTGCTGCTGGCAGAGTCCGTATCATTGTGAGAGACAGAGACGGGCACAGATGATAGACTGCGACCAGAGTTGGGGCGTCGCCTAGCGCAGCGGCCATGACTGAAACAGAGCTGGAGGCTGCATCGCAACGCGTCGGCCCTCAGGGTCTTAATGAAGGGACCCACGACGGTGTGGATGTAGTCTCTGAGGAGGATGCACTGTTGCTGGTAGGCGGGAGAAGACAAtatgtttacacacacacaggctccgAAACGCACATGCATCATGATTTTGGTTAGTCGCGTACTTTTGATTTGGCGAACTTCATCTCTCCCCACAGCACGACTCCAGCTGCGCCGAGCGACGCGCTCTCTCCAAGTGTGTGCTCCAAGTCTGTCTGCAAGCCCAGACATTCTGCTATGCTTACAAGTTTAATTTCAACGCTTTACATTGACGTGAACGAGCGGCTACCTCATTGAGAAAGTCGAGAGTATGTGTGAACGCCAGTCGAGCGTACGGAAGGACGGGTGTGGCCTGGTTATTACTGTCGCCATGACGCCACAGCGACGCCACTCTCAAAGCCTCAAGCAGTCTGTGTCTGAGTGGAGGAAACGGATCAGTTTCTTTGGTTTCAGACAAAAGGTTGTGGTAAAACAGaacataaatgtgtgtgtttgtaccgGATCATCAGAGCAGCGTCTGTGGACCCTGCCAGCCGCTGCGGCAGATAGATGCTGGGGTAGAGAGCTGTGGACTGAGCCCACAGCCAGGACAACCGGTCATTCTTCTGCTTAGTCCCCGCGTGGCAATGTCCTGTGTAGGTTTGGTCTGATCTCACACATGAAGTAAAACACGCTGATGTCAGTTTTTATAATTGGTTATATcagttacattttaaagttgaaacTTAAATAGAAACAATTTACAGCGTCTTGCAAAGTTGTTCATAACCCTcatatattttcacattttgtgttttttttttatgcgacAGACTCACACAAAGCAGTGGATAACTgtgatgtggaaggaaaaaagttggcagttttctatattttctacCAATttaagatctgaaaagtgtgttgtgtttttatacCCCCCCgccttcctctcttcctccttcattCTGATACCTATCTAACTTAGAAGAGTCTGCAACATACAAAACACctcaaatgtggaaaaactgagaaTAAGGCAACCATGAGCTCTGACTCCACAAATCTGGGCTTCATAGAGGAGTAGCGAGAAGAAAATCAATGttgcaaaaagataaaaatgagatAAGTCCTGTGTGCAGTTTCTTTTCTCAAATCCATGTAGCAAACACGTGGAAGAAAATGCTCTGATAaaattaactaatttaaccTTTTGACCTACATTCAAAATGCTGTGtgtagcaggaaaaaaaaaactgcacattaCTCTGAACATGCCAAGCCTGCTCCATAGCAGCATTATCTAAATCTCAATTAATATGAGTTATATTCCTGTTAAATGTCCCTTTGGGCTCAATAAAGTATTCTTGAAATGAGTTTTATCTGACTAAACATGCCTTTTTTCCTtaaaacaatgcattttaaGCCATTTTTAAGCTTGCATATGTACAACAATGAATCCCACCCGGTAGGTAACAACAATCCAGTTTCTGTTTGCGTTACCTCTCTTTCTCTTGTGCTTATTAAAGCAGGAGGGGAAACCATAAAAGCCCCAGAATCCTCTGGGCCTGCGCCTGACCACCAGCCTCAGCGTCTCCTCCATAAACATCCGAGCGCTCTCCTCAAACTCCTGCTGAGCCAACAGCTTCACTTCCTTCTCAGACAAATCCAGTCTCTCCTGGCTCACCAGCTGCTTGGACAACCTGCGGTACTCCATCTTGGAGCCGAAGTTGTTCTCCCACAGCGGCAGCCACTCTTCCCAGTCGATGACTCCGACTCCGGAGAAGCCGGGGCGCAGCAGGATGTCCAGCTGCAAATCTACGAGGGAGAGGTGAGAGGCCAGGTCGCCAAGCTGCGGGATTCCCCCGTTCACCTCCCTGCCGTCGTGGGAGATGTAGGGGTAGTTCCCCAGGCGGTCCCGATAGAAGATGGTCACATTctggaaaagtaaaacaataaaacaaataaatataaagtttgcAGATCTAACTGAGCTCTGTAGGTCTTGTTTACAGGGTTTGTAGATTTTCCCACAGCAAAATTTAAGCACTTCTCAATCATTTCCAAGGTAAGTTCTCtaacttttccagcaccacactctggagttaaaaacaacacaaatcaaCAAAAGGAGACAGTTTCAATTCACTAGTCCAtgatattagttttttttaataatagcTTTTATGTTTTGAGTGTTTCTCTCACACACCACCCTATACATGACTGGTCCTAGAATAAAGGACTAATTCAACAAGATTTCAAAGACTTTgtttaacatgtaaaatataagaCAACCTTTATTTCAATTACACAAATCAAGAAGTCATTGAGCTGTTAGGAATAACAAATATTCATGACATCGAAACAATCCAGCCAAATCATGCTGAggtaaatgattaaattaaatgcataGGCACAATAAAGATAGAAAGttacacaaataaatatctttaaaaaaattatcactGTTTTCTGGATTTTAGCAAAATTTGGTAATTCGAACTTACTTAAAAGATGAGAACTTTGGTCTCATCTAACTtaagatggtaaaaaaaaaaaagttttccaacttagattgcactttattacaaaactctGCAGTTTGAATATGCAGCACTTTCAAGCACCTTGCACAGAAATGATGagctttccaaaccttgaagctacaaaattgaaattcaaggatttcaagcatcCATAAGAACCTTAAAGTTAACAGTCAGCTGTCCTCTATAGTTTGCTTCCGGTTGCCAAGGTTTCCGGTCCAGATCAGTAAGTCTTCAgccttttttctgtcatttttaggATAACTGTTAACATAAAAACCATGCAGAACTATTGACCAAACCAAAAATCCCTGGCACTTGGAGATAGAGTATGCATAGTTATGGGTGGTTTAGAAGGAAATTAAACAAGAGACTATTATCTCTCTAGTCTATCTAAATAATTTCATCACCTGTCCCTGGAAACGCTGCTTTCGATTCTCCACGATCCCAAAGTCCTGCAGGTCCAGGTGGACGTTGTGGCGCTTCTGACAGTTAGCTGTGGGCATGTTCCACACAACGACGAAGGGCCGGTCCCGCAGGTCCGGACCAGCAGCAGCCGCATCAGGGTGGCTGAGGTTCTCCGACAGCGAGGCGCGGGGCAACAAAGTGATGAGGAGGATGAGAAGACGAAGGCGAGACAGCACCATGGCTGCTCAGCAGTCAGTTTGTCCTTCCTGCTCAGAGACACAGAACAACCTGCATGATTTAAAATCCCTCCACAGGGACAGAATGTGTTCTTTTGAAATTCTTAGCCTGtttcaaatgttacttttattcACCTGATTTTAtgaataatctttttatttactcctcttgttttaaatttatgtagttttaactttttactcCATGTCCTATTTAGTAAAGATTTAAAAGTgggttcatatatatatatatatatatatatatatatatacaaccTTAGCAACTCAGGATCACATGATCTGAAAAGCTAAAACTCAGGTTAATTTTCATTCTGgggtactaaaaaaaaaaaaaaaatcaaacctaaacattaaaatgtagaCTTTATAATACGCCATATCAACCAGCGAAGTTAAATAAGGTTTTCACAGGGCAGCTCAGTAGCTGTTATGATAAAAACATAGGctaaaagttcagtttattggGTAGTTTTTagatggaaaacacaaaataacattgaaaaccaaaaacaagacATGACAATTATCAGAAAAGATCCCTATTTAGGTTGGAAAGCACCTctcaatattttaatacttcCGCATTAACCATACAATAACACATATAGCCCTCTCCGAGAATGGCTGTATGACATGATGGCTGTATGACCGGACACCAAATCAAGCTTCTTCCACCTCAACCTCCTGGACTAAAGCCATAGAAAACTTGTGGAATGAGCTGAAGAGACAAGAGCATCAGAGAGAAGCCAAGGACAAAGTGACAAAGATctgttttcttcacaaaaagGTCACTGCATAAAAAGTTGACAGCATTGGTATCATTAGAGATTACACATTGGTTTCTTTCAAGATGGTTtagggaagaggaggaggtggtggaggtaCGGAGGGAAGAGGATTATTTAAACAAGAAGGTGAAGGTGACCCATCAGCACAACTACGTTCTAAGTCTTCCATTCTTGTTGGAGTTTGTTTCATTGGGTTTGCTTTCGCGTCTGGAGCTCTGGAAAGTCTCATGAGCATCCCCATAGGGAGGAGCGCCATCACAGTACTGGTGCTCTGCACCGGCGTGGACAGGACGTAGCCGAGATGGGCGTAGAAGTGCTGCTTGTCATGGGTGGTCAGGCACAGACGCTTGAAGCCTCTGCGTTTAGCGTAGAGCTCCGTCTCCTCCATCAGAACCCGACCGTAGCCCTTCCCCCTCCGAGCAGGACTTCTGGAGGGAGTGGACCCGGGCTGCCTGACTCCTCCGCCACTCGGAGTTGACCAGATCCGCACATGGTACCAGCAGATCCGGGCGGCGGTGGATTGGAACCGCACGGATCCTTCCTGCTTCCTCGGCGTCGTCGTCGTGTTTGCTGTTCTGAACGTCTCTATCCAGCAACGAGACTTTTTCAGCATAATGTGAATTTGGGGGGTTCTGCGGCTCGACATCCCGCTGGTTTCCGCTCCCTGGTTTGGAGCTGAGGGACGTTAGCGCTTCAGACCTGTGATGATCAAGTCAGTCTGAGCTCTGGAACTGATTGCTAAAATGTTACACAAGGCTTGGATGtacagtttttcactttttcagtgAATAACACAAGTCTGTCTTATGAAACAGGTAGTTAGAACCAAGAAGTCTAAATGAAAGAGACATTTAATTCCAatcagttttctgttctttggaCAGCAGCTTTAGAAATGTGATCATTTAATAAGCTGGCAGCTCTTAAGACCTTCATCTGTTGGagacaggagaaaaaaactacctttttaaaaaaatctttttaatgtcTATGCTTCTTATTTTAACATTCATGCTCTGTTTCTCTCACAAACTTCAACAGCTGGAAGGAATTTAAATTCTATTCAATTTAGTGAAGCAGATTAAAATTGCAGTTCCTGACACTGGTGTATTATGCTCGTGTGTGTATCATCTAGACGCGTTGCTGTTACTTTTGGAGATGAGACAGAAAAGAGTTATACCTaaagaataataacaaaattaaaatttcaacatGTGCTAGATTTACAGATACTAAAAGAATCATTGTATTCACCTAATGTTTTGTTCTTATCCCTGGGATTTGATCAGCTTtttaaaaccacacaaaaaacaaaaagcacatcTTCACCAGGTattagagaaaaatgaaaatttttaaaacagccaGGGAGTAAGGAAATGTGCACCTATTTTAAGATAATGTTTCAGTATCTTGCAAACTGATGTTGCGAAATATATCTTGCAATATCAATTGCAAGATTACATAATGGCATATGTaatgccttttttcccccccattatCTTAACCTCTTTCACAATGTCTTGTTCAATACCTGCAGACGTTGTTCTATGTGGAACTTTTAGAGAACATGGAAGTCCACTCACGGCAAAAACAGAATGAGTTTTTGCCGTGAGTGGATCAGCTATGAGATGTATGGATAGAACTGCATGCGGAGAGGTTTCTCGTTTGGCTAAATATGTTTAATGCCATAAATATAACACACAGCTCAGTATAGTGTAATTACAGCAGGACCCTAAAGACAGAGAGTGGCTGATTCGGCCATAAAAGCTGCAATTTTCTTCATATAATTTCAAGTCACCTGCTGTAACACGGTGTCATCGTCGGCTAAAACCAAATGGACATGgtgtgaaaaaaaggaaagttgttTAATGACCTATTTGATGGGTGGATTGAGCTGCACAACTCTGAGAAGGTGCTTATAAACCCAggtaaaagaagaaatgaaaaaatcgGTCAGATTTCAAGTCACGTCACATCTACAGGCATGATCTTTGTACAAAAGACATGCGTGCAATCGCTTTTATTGAGCATAATTCATGAGAATGTATTCCAGTTTGTTAAAAGTGTTAACCAGCTGCAGCTAATAGGGAAGTGGCAGCTTTCTGACACGTCCCCACcaagaaatatgaaaagaacACTTAAAGCAGCTCAGTATGCTGAATTCTTCCTTCTGCTTTCCACAGAAACACTGTGTTCAATGCCGTGTAATTTGGCCAAAATTACACATTAGTATAGCCAATATATGaaaatcagagagagagagagagagatctttTCCAACGATGGTGTACTTTTATCAAATTTAGGTTAGTTACATATCCAATCATTTAGCTGCAAACAACTACCAGCGAGTCTCTGTGAATGAGAGCTAATTTTAAGGATAGAAAGATGCAACGGTTCCACACAgtttaaatgtaacattatttaaaggaaaaattataacagaataaaaaacccaacaatGGAGTAATATCGACTCACCTGAGAGAGCAGTTGAGGACTAATCGCAGACTGTTCTACAAGTATTTCACTCGTCTCTGACCACACCGGACTACTTCACATTCTGCTTGTAAGAGGAAACTGGTTGTTGGCTAATTACCACATACTgcagaataaataagaaaaagaagcagcagcagtagaTCTTTACTCAAGATAGTTgctgagagagaaaaacttttaatacttgtGCATAATTTTCGGtctccctttctttcttctttaaataTACCATTGTTTTTCTCAATGTAATTCACAATATAAGTTGTAATTACTTGTAattaatatttgttgaaacttaGGCAAGATGACTTAAGTCTACCTTTAGGATTCTGAGCCTAAGTTGTCTGAATTGTGTATGCTAACATTTCTTTGTCACAAAGAGTTATACCTAAAAAATAATGTGTAGCCAAATAttcatggttgtttgtctgTTACAGTCAGAGTTGTACAGTAAAATTTTACagtgtacaataaaataaccatacatttacaaaaaaatgaaagtaatgtgtgtgggtttttttggcaCAAAGGTGGTTTACTTAGTGGCAGTTCTTGCAGGATGGTCTCCTTCTTCAGAATCCTAAGATACCGGGTCTTCAACAACCTCATAGTCACAAGCAAGCTGATGGTCAGACAGCTTTTCTTATGGCCAATGCCTTATAGCTGCAGCTATCTACTTTGGTCATGTTTTAAGACTGTGAAAgaaagctggagtacccagagaaaacgCACAGGGAGAATGTGTAAAGCtctatgcagaaagactccaggCCAGGATGAATGATAAATAGACTAAATATACTTCAACTTTTTTCTCAGTATTATGATAAATTTACCTGGCATAACTACAGAGGGGGCAggcacaaaattaaattaacacattttaatttaaatcaaaacaggtttagcaacatttcaaagtTGGGCTTTTATGTTCAAATGAAGATCTTAAGTTTGCCGATCGTGTCCTTCTTTCCTGTCCAGGTGGCGCTGTTGTGCTCATATACACCACCTTCGCTTTTGTAGCGACTTTTGGACAGTGAGATCGTTATGATAAATTAGAACATTTGCCAACTATGACATTAGATAAGGAATACAACCGAGAAGGACACAAGTCATATCAACATTGTGATTCTGGATTTATTTATCATGGTTTTTAGTACAACGTACGCATCCGAATTACCACACTCAACAATAAAGACAACCTCCACTGTAACTCTGGCTACAGACagtaatttattacatttgggctaagattttaatattaaacagAGAATTGGAACCCCACCAAATAGCAGAGTATCAAAAATTAAGACAAACTCTTGTTATTTCTCTCCACGGAAACCTTTAATAAAAGGCGAAAGATTTGTACGTGCTGAAGAGAAACAAGAGTGTATAACCTACGTAAGATGTAGGTGCCCAATTTCTTCCGACATCATATCCACTTCGCCCACGGTGCTATTTGACTAGCAAACATAAGAACTTATTAGAGCCTTGAAAATTCAAAGGCTTTGGCTACTATGGCAGGCCGTTTTAACACATATTCTGTTTTACTGATATCTTGAGTTGGTATTCTGTCTAAGGTAAGAGCAGAAATAGCAGAAATTTGGTTGACGTCGTTGTTTATGTAGAGTTTTAAAAACTGCCTTAATTCACAATGTTTATGTTAAATACCAAGAGGAACCGCATGTTTAACTTCTAATTCACCTCAATTACAAACTTAGTGATATTTAAACGCTACCTACATTTTCAGTCCCGCTTTGCTCCCGTCAAAGCGCTCTCATTGGACAGACAGCTGATCTCCAGTCAGCGTCGGTAACGGAGGAAGCCAATAGCAGGAGAAGGACCGAGAGAACAGTCAGCTGCAACTGATCCAGAATCAGGACTAAATAATAAACACTATCGATATTCTTCTACAGAAGAATATAGATCTCATCACTGACACTCTGTGGATCGGAGGGGTATTACACGATggtctcctttcttttcttagtTAGTGTAGCGTCCAGTTTTAGGCACattcaataatttagaataTACAGCCCAATGAGTCTCGTTTgattaaatgtatattttgaaaatgacctttaagcaggtattaagcatatttacaataaacccacattattttttaaatctgacttaattctaatttaaaagGTCTTGTTTATATTAACTCCTTTGAGACTTTTGAAAACCCCTCATGTGAAGCTACCAAAATCTTCATTTAGGGGAATCTTATGTTGAGAAATATTTGTGCTACAACAGCCAAAACAAATAAGCTTTCACTAGGGTATGAAGgggttaaaggaaaaaataaaataaaaactggaccACATGTTTTGcctaaaaaaaacctaacttgttttggttgtttcattTTACAGGTTTGTCCACTTTCGACAGATGGAAAAAATAGCTCTGGCTTTCTTAGACATCAACACCTGTAAATGGTTCAGGTACCTGTAAATGATGTGCACTATCATTgttaatctaataaaataaaataaaaaaacatggatttttttctttgttgaataAATGTAGAATAAACTCCCTTTCAcacctacaaaaacaaaaaaaatgttcaatgttttacaactttttatgCATCataccaattttatttataaagcactttaaaagcCCACAggaccaaagtgctgtacacaATTATATAATACAAATATGATCAATCATAATATCAAGAAGTAGTAAATAAATCTTTACCAGAGACACCAATGTGGCCATCTGTGTTTTACCTACTTCATTAGAATTTACTATTATTTAATGTCTGCCTTTCTTTCTGCAAAATACTTTGAattatccattcatccatccattccttTTGTTCCGCtgatccggggtcgggtcgcgggggtagcagcttcagaagggaggcccagacttccctctccccagtcacttcttccagctcctccgggggaattccaaggcgttcccaggccagccgagagacatagtccctccagcgtgtcctgggtcttcctcctcccggtgggacgtgctcagaacacctcaccagggaggtgtccaggaggcatcctgatcagatgcccgagccacctcaactggcccctctcgacgtgaaggagcagcagctctattctgagtccctcccggatgactgagcttctcaccctatctctaagggagagcccagccaccctacggagaaatcTTGCTGACAGATTTCGGCTGCTTGTATCcacgatctcgttctttcggtcatgaccatagatgagagTAGTAAtgtagatcgactggtaaatcgagagcttcgcttttgggctcagctctctcttcaccacgacagtCCGGTACAGCGCCTGCTTgatggcagacgctgcgccaatttGCCCAATCCAATATCCTCTTACCAAGTCCACCAGAGTGCCTACTCCATTATTTAATATTACcaattctttttcttcaatCATCTCTTCTAAAATTCCTCCATTATAATCATCTTGATCTCCCCATAAAGTGCTGTGTGCTTTGAAGTCCCCACACCAAACAATTTTCCTTCTTCAGTGCTCTAGGATTGTTTCAAGTTTCAACTTTTCTAATTGTTTGCAAGGtttgtaataattattattgtaatattcCCATCATTTGTCCAAATTTCTACAGCAATAAGTTTTAAGTCTGATATTATTTGGAGCtgaataaattttatgttttcctttaaaaacatgacattattttaaaggaatatttattctatcttttaaaaaaagatagaaTAAATTCCCATTTATTCTATCTTTACATAAAACTGAGTAACCATGAACACTAAAGTGCAATGTCAGCTTGTGCCATGTTTCTTGAATGCATATTATATCTGGTTTTGTATTTAGATTAACCTCTAAATTCCTGACCATTTGCTATTAGACTGCGAGCGTACCATTGTAATATTAGAATTATGTAACAATTTGATAGCCTCAGCTTCAGCCTCAGTCTCTGTCTACAACACCCTCAGTCTACAACCCCCACATGGGTTGTAGCGGTATAGTAACCCCCTCAACTTCCTCTGACGGTACACTAATACCCCAGCGAATGGTGGACTAGAATCCACCATCCAGTAGCACATACTGGAGTAGTACCTACTAGCTTGGTTTCATCCAAATGTCCATGACTGCAGTCTGCAGATCAAGCACCAACCCCCCTATCGATCTCCCACTTCATTTTTCCCCTCATTCGTGAAGAACCCAAAGATATTTAGACTCCTTTGCTAGGGGCAGGATCTCTTCCTTGACCTGGAGAAGGGACTCTGTCCTTTGGCTCGAGACCATGGTCctggatttggaggcactgatcctcatcccagtCACTTCACACTCAGCTGCGAACTCCTCCAGTGAGAGCTGAAGATCATGACGTCATGATGCCAttaggaccacatcatctgcaaaaagcagagacatGGGCCTAAGGCCACCAAATCAGATTCCTTCAATACCTTGGTTGCACCTAGAACAGAATCTGTAACAAAGGGCAACCTTggcagagtccaactctcactggaaatgagcccgacttactgctgGTAATGCAGACCAAGCTTTGACACTGGTTATATAGGGATCTAAAAGCCCATTTCAAAGGGCCTAGTACCCTACATTCCCAGAGTAGCCCCCAGAGGATTCCCAAAGGGACAATGTATAACGGATTCTCACCCAAACGTAGACTGTTTGGGTGaaaactcccatgcaccctttAGAACCCTGCTGAGAGCGTaaagctggtccagtgttccatgGTTCCATGGCTGGGACAAAAATTGCACTGCTCTTCCAGAATCCAAGGTCTGGCTGTCTGATGTACCCTCCATTCCAGAACCCATGAAAAGACCTTACCAGGGAGGCTTCAGCGTGGGATCCCACCATTAGTTGGAACACGCTCTATGATCCCCCTTTTTGAATAGGGGGACCAGCACCCTGGTCTgtcaatccaggggaactgtcCCTCTTGTTCACACAATATTACAAAGTTGCATCAACCAACACAACATCAAGAACTTTAAGGAATTCCAGGAAAATATCATCCACCCACAGGGCCTTCCTCTGAGGTACTTTTTACCCACCTCAGTGACATCTGCACCTAAAAAGCTCGACTCAAGGTCCTCAAGCTCACTCCTGTTCTGTGCCTCTCAGAAATGGTAACTCCAGAGTGAAAAAGTGTCCAATCCTTGTGTCAGAGCAGTGCATCGAGGTGAGTCCAACTAAATCCTTTCAACTTCACACACCAACTTTGGCAAATTTAACAAACTATCCCTTAAAAAGGAACTTCTGGTAGTTCATAATGGCAGTCATTTCCAACATCATAAAATGTTGTTATTACCGCTGCTTGAAAAATTCCCAGCAGGGTGTATTTACATGCAAAACAGAGGCCATTGACACACATATGCCACCAATTATTACAATCATCAGTAGTTGAAGACTCACACTGTTTTGATTCGTCAGCAAAAGATTTAGGTTCATGGGCCAAAGTTTGAGCTTGACTAGATTTTCTGGTAGAAGTTTTTAAATGCCTACATTTGCattttgaagtttgtgtttgaggtaatgttttaaatgaagtttgaaGCTGCTCTTCTTTATGACTCACAGTTTCTGTCTGAGTCCATATTTCCTTTGTTTCAGGTGTCCAGTGTTCTGTCTGTACAGATTTGTCTGCAGTATTTTCCGGCAGTATTTTGTCCTGTTGTTTCAATTGCAGCTGTGTTTTCAATTCCCTATTTGAATTTCTCAGCGACTCTGAAATTTCATAGAATTCTCCTATCATGCCTTCATATTTAGCGCTCAAAGCAATATAGTTTTGCTTGTCCTTCTCCAAGTTTGAAATCTTTTCCATAAAACTGTCTTGTTTGAGTTTgaaatcttcattttcttccatcAATTCTGAATTTctcctttcatattttttgttttctgctttcaatCTATCATTCTCTTCTGTCAAAGAGGAAACTTCCTTTACTCTTTCTTCTTCAGTATCCATCATTTGATCATTAAGTGTTGTTGATCT encodes:
- the hyal3 gene encoding hyaluronidase-3; translated protein: MVLSRLRLLILLITLLPRASLSENLSHPDAAAAGPDLRDRPFVVVWNMPTANCQKRHNVHLDLQDFGIVENRKQRFQGQNVTIFYRDRLGNYPYISHDGREVNGGIPQLGDLASHLSLVDLQLDILLRPGFSGVGVIDWEEWLPLWENNFGSKMEYRRLSKQLVSQERLDLSEKEVKLLAQQEFEESARMFMEETLRLVVRRRPRGFWGFYGFPSCFNKHKRKRDQTYTGHCHAGTKQKNDRLSWLWAQSTALYPSIYLPQRLAGSTDAALMIRHRLLEALRVASLWRHGDSNNQATPVLPYARLAFTHTLDFLNETDLEHTLGESASLGAAGVVLWGEMKFAKSKQQCILLRDYIHTVVGPFIKTLRADALRCSLQLCFSHGRCARRRPNSGRSLSSVPVSVSHNDTDSASSKYFQRHFRCQCYSGWTGTWCQRKMVGSGQDKS
- the LOC122831776 gene encoding N-alpha-acetyltransferase 80-like → MSSRRTPQIHIMLKKSRCWIETFRTANTTTTPRKQEGSVRFQSTAARICWYHVRIWSTPSGGGVRQPGSTPSRSPARRGKGYGRVLMEETELYAKRRGFKRLCLTTHDKQHFYAHLGYVLSTPVQSTSTVMALLPMGMLMRLSRAPDAKANPMKQTPTRMEDLERSCADGSPSPSCLNNPLPSVPPPPPPLP